One part of the Salinivirga cyanobacteriivorans genome encodes these proteins:
- a CDS encoding RpiB/LacA/LacB family sugar-phosphate isomerase — translation MGKKLLLASDHAGFPMKQHIYHWLKKHGYEVTDLGTDGEESVDYPDFGHKLGSMIDENDEYIGIGLCGSGNGMNMSVSQHSSTRSALCWNTEIASLARRHNDANVCVLPGRFVTQNQAEEIVEKFLNTGFEGGRHDNRVKKIPLK, via the coding sequence ATGGGTAAAAAATTATTGTTGGCCTCAGATCATGCCGGTTTTCCAATGAAGCAGCATATTTATCACTGGCTAAAGAAGCATGGATACGAAGTAACAGATTTGGGAACAGATGGAGAAGAAAGTGTTGATTACCCTGATTTTGGTCATAAGCTTGGTTCCATGATTGATGAGAATGATGAATATATTGGTATAGGCCTGTGCGGAAGTGGAAATGGAATGAATATGTCTGTTAGTCAGCATTCGTCAACGCGCAGTGCTTTGTGTTGGAATACGGAAATTGCTTCTCTTGCACGCCGCCACAACGATGCCAATGTATGTGTTTTGCCCGGCAGATTTGTAACCCAAAATCAGGCTGAAGAAATAGTAGAGAAATTTCTTAACACAGGTTTTGAAGGAGGACGTCACGATAATAGAGTTAAAAAAATACCCCTTAAATAA
- a CDS encoding RrF2 family transcriptional regulator, translating into MLSNTCKYGIRAIIYLALENSDKKVGIKQIAEDLDIPSPFLSKILQVLAKNKILTSTKGPHGGFGLGKSAEEISLMDVVKVIDGMDFFETCLIGLKSCTDPDASVRCPIHNQYEPIRQETRQLFENTSIAKLADSIKLSGGEIRI; encoded by the coding sequence ATGCTTTCGAATACATGTAAATACGGTATACGTGCCATTATTTACCTTGCTCTGGAAAATAGTGATAAAAAAGTTGGTATTAAACAAATAGCAGAAGATTTGGATATACCAAGCCCGTTTTTGAGTAAAATTCTTCAGGTTTTAGCTAAGAATAAAATTCTAACATCAACTAAAGGACCACATGGTGGTTTTGGTTTAGGTAAAAGTGCCGAAGAAATATCTTTAATGGATGTGGTAAAAGTGATTGATGGCATGGACTTTTTTGAAACTTGCCTTATTGGGCTGAAAAGTTGTACTGATCCAGATGCCTCAGTACGCTGCCCAATACATAATCAGTATGAGCCTATCAGACAGGAGACCCGGCAATTATTTGAGAACACTTCAATAGCTAAACTGGCAGATTCCATAAAACTTTCTGGCGGAGAAATCAGGATTTAA
- a CDS encoding nuclear transport factor 2 family protein, whose translation MKAKIALLLLLITVHLGAQDNNRNEVKTVVDDFIQAMNQQDTKTLLTLMDRNIGFMTVFFDGKKSILAAESVEMFIENIESTSPGMIKEELLNYKITASDALATVWSEYNFYVSGSLSHCGENAFQLYKSPKGWRIIQITDTRYNKEKCRIKTPTDKYERKATLIKFIDNWHRAASKAEMQPYFNAMSDDAIYVGTDPDEFWTKPQFKAWAKSYFEDGKAWHFETIKRDIFFTDDEDLAWFNEKLNTSMGTCHATGVAVYTRNGWKIKYYQLSVTVPNELLEDFLELKNSTNVKE comes from the coding sequence GTGAAAGCTAAAATAGCGCTTCTTTTATTACTCATTACTGTTCATCTAGGTGCCCAGGACAACAATCGCAATGAAGTAAAAACGGTTGTTGATGATTTTATACAGGCAATGAATCAGCAGGATACAAAGACGTTATTAACACTCATGGACCGGAATATTGGTTTTATGACTGTTTTTTTCGATGGCAAAAAAAGTATCTTAGCTGCTGAAAGTGTTGAAATGTTTATTGAGAACATTGAAAGTACCTCACCCGGAATGATTAAAGAGGAGCTGTTAAATTATAAAATAACAGCATCTGATGCACTTGCCACTGTATGGAGTGAGTACAATTTCTACGTAAGTGGTTCGCTTAGTCATTGCGGCGAAAATGCTTTTCAGCTTTATAAATCGCCCAAAGGCTGGAGAATAATACAAATAACCGATACCCGCTACAATAAAGAGAAATGCCGTATTAAAACGCCTACCGATAAATATGAACGGAAAGCAACCCTCATAAAATTTATAGATAACTGGCACAGGGCAGCATCAAAAGCAGAAATGCAACCATACTTTAATGCTATGTCTGATGACGCAATTTATGTAGGCACAGACCCTGATGAATTCTGGACTAAGCCTCAATTTAAAGCGTGGGCAAAATCATATTTTGAAGATGGCAAAGCGTGGCACTTTGAAACCATTAAGCGCGACATTTTTTTTACAGATGATGAAGATCTGGCATGGTTTAATGAAAAACTTAATACCTCAATGGGAACTTGCCATGCAACAGGTGTTGCAGTGTATACAAGAAATGGCTGGAAGATTAAATACTATCAACTATCTGTTACTGTTCCAAATGAACTACTTGAGGATTTTCTGGAACTCAAAAATTCAACAAACGTAAAGGAATAA
- a CDS encoding Ig-like domain-containing protein, with protein sequence MRRFFIYSVFYVLLLILYGCAKEAAPTGGPKDFDPPVVIEEKPPNYTTNFSENKVKIYFNEFVKLENLREELLISPPFEELPKMIVKGKRLVINLPDSLPEQKTVNLSFYNAIVDVNEANVLKNYQYVFSTSDQIDTSFIDGRLIDAETGKPLANELVYAYESFEDSIVSKTLPDYIARTNKQGIFVINNLGDGPYKLFSLKDRNRNNLYDQPTEGTAFLNDSILPAIEWTTITDTIKLIDSIMVEKADTTYRDSVYEQRVQVSKLKPFQLRMFVKDYKKHYLTYSGRPRKGQIALSFNRSIAGFDYNFELLSPGPSTDQWYKEEKLTNDSLLLWIKDLKIYESDTIHSVITYPFTDSAGKVVQKSDTVYLNYDFSELQKNDTILTINGNLRRNKLDIDSTFRIGFSEPLKSVDESKIQFLINLDTAYTPYDFNFDLLPSKREARVLFKQDLYGKYRIIMDSAAFLGIHSNTNDSSVITFQYFEKADYGNLVLNVDTLPDKAVFLLYTKDEELYAKQKNIVKKPVEFRQLPPGNYYVRVLMDDNQNGKWDTGDYYKKEFPELVIAFPSKLIIKANWDTEQNWELSKTLKLYK encoded by the coding sequence ATGAGGCGATTTTTTATTTATTCTGTTTTTTATGTTTTGTTGCTGATATTGTATGGTTGCGCCAAAGAGGCTGCACCAACTGGTGGTCCCAAAGACTTTGATCCTCCTGTGGTGATCGAGGAAAAACCCCCTAATTATACTACAAATTTTTCTGAAAATAAGGTGAAGATATATTTTAATGAGTTCGTAAAACTTGAAAATTTACGCGAAGAGCTTCTTATATCTCCTCCGTTCGAGGAATTGCCAAAAATGATCGTCAAAGGAAAAAGATTGGTAATTAATTTACCCGACTCTCTCCCGGAGCAAAAAACTGTAAATCTGAGTTTTTACAACGCAATTGTAGATGTAAACGAAGCTAATGTATTAAAAAATTATCAATACGTTTTTTCCACATCCGATCAAATAGACACAAGTTTTATTGATGGACGACTCATAGATGCTGAAACAGGAAAACCTCTTGCTAATGAGCTCGTTTATGCCTATGAATCTTTTGAAGATTCGATCGTTAGTAAAACATTACCCGATTATATTGCAAGAACCAACAAGCAAGGCATTTTTGTAATTAATAATCTTGGTGATGGGCCATATAAATTGTTTTCGTTAAAAGACAGAAACAGAAATAACCTGTATGATCAACCCACCGAAGGAACAGCATTTTTAAATGACTCCATATTGCCGGCGATTGAATGGACAACCATAACCGATACCATTAAACTTATTGATAGTATAATGGTTGAAAAAGCGGATACTACATACCGCGATTCTGTTTATGAACAACGGGTGCAGGTAAGTAAATTGAAACCGTTTCAATTGAGAATGTTTGTCAAAGATTATAAAAAACATTACCTAACGTATTCAGGCCGCCCGCGAAAAGGACAAATAGCATTAAGCTTTAACAGATCTATTGCCGGTTTTGATTATAATTTTGAGTTATTATCACCCGGTCCATCAACAGACCAATGGTATAAAGAAGAGAAACTTACCAATGACTCTCTTCTTTTATGGATAAAAGACCTTAAAATATATGAATCAGATACCATTCACTCTGTAATTACCTACCCATTTACAGATTCTGCAGGAAAAGTAGTTCAAAAATCCGATACAGTTTATTTGAATTATGATTTCTCAGAGCTCCAGAAAAATGATACAATATTAACCATTAATGGAAACCTTCGAAGAAACAAACTGGACATCGATTCAACATTCAGAATCGGATTTTCAGAACCTTTAAAAAGTGTAGACGAAAGTAAAATTCAATTTCTAATTAATCTTGATACGGCCTATACCCCCTATGATTTTAATTTTGATCTTTTACCCTCAAAACGTGAGGCCAGGGTGCTTTTTAAACAAGATTTGTACGGAAAATACCGGATAATAATGGACAGCGCTGCTTTTTTGGGTATACACTCCAACACCAATGACTCAAGTGTAATAACTTTTCAATATTTTGAAAAAGCTGATTACGGAAACCTCGTATTAAATGTTGATACACTTCCTGACAAGGCTGTTTTCCTTTTATACACTAAAGATGAGGAGTTATATGCAAAACAAAAGAACATCGTAAAAAAACCGGTAGAATTCAGGCAGCTACCTCCGGGAAACTATTATGTTCGCGTACTTATGGATGATAACCAGAACGGGAAATGGGATACCGGAGATTATTATAAAAAAGAATTCCCCGAGTTGGTTATTGCTTTTCCTTCAAAACTCATAATAAAAGCCAATTGGGATACAGAACAGAACTGGGAACTGAGTAAAACGCTCAAACTATATAAATAG
- a CDS encoding glycosyltransferase family protein, whose protein sequence is MNDYERKTVLIAPLDWGLGHATRMIPVIRFLSTEYEVIVAAPKKLHYIFKETPAKVLAFPGYNIQYFNLPLWLSLLIQGPKIGLRALQTVRTTRRLIKKLNPAIIIADNRPFVQSKKVKSVYITHQLTIQHDNAVIKKALNATHRFLINRFDACWIPDTNDSFFAGKLSQGKLKISKYFIGGLSRFSTIEGKNKSAYKTVCVLSGPDPKRAQWAKEMKEMFSFEKQSLIIGAVPGKNRFVKDGNITLSSHLSDDLFADVLFNAEKIITRSGYTTIMDLYRLKQNALLIPTPGQGEQKYLADYHNGLYFYKFVSNRQKDISFHDIPNDIKSKFCTKQQLLMLIENKKS, encoded by the coding sequence ATGAATGATTATGAGCGAAAGACTGTGCTTATAGCTCCGCTAGACTGGGGGCTGGGGCATGCCACACGCATGATTCCTGTTATACGCTTTTTGTCTACGGAATATGAAGTTATAGTTGCTGCGCCCAAAAAGCTACATTACATTTTTAAAGAAACCCCGGCTAAAGTTTTAGCCTTTCCTGGCTATAATATTCAATATTTTAATTTGCCATTGTGGCTATCGTTGCTAATTCAGGGCCCTAAAATAGGGTTGCGTGCTTTACAGACCGTCCGCACAACCCGCCGGTTAATAAAAAAACTTAATCCAGCAATTATTATAGCAGACAATCGCCCCTTTGTACAAAGCAAAAAAGTAAAATCTGTTTATATTACCCACCAGCTAACCATACAACATGATAATGCAGTAATAAAAAAGGCTTTAAACGCGACGCACCGCTTTTTAATAAATAGGTTCGATGCTTGCTGGATACCCGATACAAACGATTCCTTTTTTGCCGGAAAGCTCTCGCAAGGAAAATTAAAAATTTCGAAATACTTTATTGGTGGTTTATCCAGATTTTCGACCATTGAAGGAAAAAACAAGTCAGCATACAAAACAGTATGTGTGTTGAGTGGGCCTGACCCTAAACGGGCACAATGGGCAAAAGAGATGAAGGAAATGTTTTCTTTTGAAAAGCAGAGTTTAATAATAGGAGCTGTTCCGGGAAAAAACAGGTTTGTTAAGGATGGTAATATTACCCTTTCTTCTCACCTGAGTGATGACCTGTTTGCTGATGTTTTATTTAATGCTGAGAAAATAATTACACGAAGTGGCTATACCACAATAATGGATTTGTATCGATTAAAGCAAAATGCCCTGCTGATACCTACACCGGGTCAAGGTGAGCAAAAGTATCTGGCTGATTACCATAATGGGTTATATTTTTATAAATTTGTTTCAAATAGGCAAAAGGATATCTCTTTTCATGATATTCCCAATGACATTAAATCTAAATTTTGTACCAAACAGCAATTATTAATGCTGATAGAAAATAAAAAAAGCTAA